A single window of Nasonia vitripennis strain AsymCx chromosome 4, Nvit_psr_1.1, whole genome shotgun sequence DNA harbors:
- the LOC100117105 gene encoding beclin-1-like protein isoform X2 translates to MLVGDSGETEGLSHHLRVRATLFDVLSSSSSADHPLCDECTDSLLMLMDQQLRLTEGEWSDYNEYLKKLEAEQLQQGNEETEIEALEKELQDVKAEEERMIRELEALRKEEAATKNAIAEQERERERLQSEEERYWREFSRHRRDLILAEDECRSLECQLAYAASQLERLKKTNVFNATFHIWHSGHFGTINSFRLGRLPSAPVDWSEINAAWGQTTLLLTALARKMNLTFQRFRLVPFGNHSYIEVLDQHKELPLYGSGGFKFLWDTKFDAAMVAFLDCLQQFKEQVEKGDSGFCLPYRMERGKIEDSATGNSYSIKIQFNSEEQWTKALKFLLTNLKWGLAWVSSQFTKDEAEQCSTLNQTDLKPTTTNVLS, encoded by the exons ATGTTAGTGGGTGACTCAGGAGAAACAGAAGGCCTAAGTCATCATTTGAgg GTGCGAGCAACGTTGTTCGATGTGCTCAGTAGTAGTAGTTCGGCTGATCATCCATTATGTGATGAATGTACTGATAGCCTATTGATGCTAATGGATCAACAACTTAGGCTTACAGAAGGTGAATGGTCTGATTACAACGAATACCTCAAAAAATTAGAAGCCGAGCAGTTACAACAAGGCAATGAAGAAACTGAAATAGAGGCTTTGGAAAAAGAACTGCAAGATGtcaaagcagaagaagaaagaatgATTAGGGAGCTAGAAGCATTGAGGAAAGAAGAGGCAGCTACGAAAAATGCCATCGCTGaacaagaaagagagagagaaaggctgCAAAGCGAGGAAGAAAGATATTGGAGAGAATTTTCACGTCATAGGAGAGATCTTATTTTAGCAGAAGATGAATGTCGCAG tttgGAATGTCAGCTGGCCTATGCAGCATCACAACTTGAAAGACTGAAAAAGACCAATGTTTTTAATGCCACCTTCCACATCTGGCACTCTGGTCATTTTGGCACTATAAATTCCTTCAGATTAGGCAGGTTACCAAGTGCACCTGTTGACTGGAGCGAAATTAATGCAGCATGGGGACAAACAACTTTACTTTTAACTGCTTTGGCTCGGAAAATGAATTTAACATTTCAAAGATTTCGATTAGTACCATTTGGTAATCACAGTTACATTGAAGTCCTTGATCAACACAAAGAGCTGCCTTTATACGGCAGTGGTGGATTCAAGTTTTTATGGGATACAAAATTTGATGCTGCTATGGTTGCCTTTCTTGACTGTTTACAACAATTTAAGGAACAGGTAGAAAAAGGTGACAGTGGATTTTGCCTTCCATACAGAATGGAACGAGGAAAAATTGAAGATTCTGCAACTGGAAACTCATATTCAATCAA AATCCAATTTAATTCCGAGGAACAGTGGACCAAGGCCTTAAAATTTCTGCTGACAAACTTAAAGTGGGGACTTGCATGGGTCAGCTCTCAGTTTACAAAAGATGAGGCTGAACAATGTTCAACATTAAATCAAACTGATCTCAAGCCAACTACCACGAATGTGTTATCATGA
- the LOC103316055 gene encoding uncharacterized protein LOC103316055 isoform X1: protein MGNFSMSKISTQTDRDDMSCFGGRDEQIYLVELTVERLRLTANKYREDFADCPPVVKLKFIDFPVFVISRRDQDSSSSSTEPPASVPPYDEAEGLLYACGKSCLFVRKPRDLVVAMQSQPLRIGIFRADETYPIAEASVPLSGCLCDQMAMAGNDSDHRPKPYELAGNYNVADPGKNHAGSIKICFRLTFFGTYIISHYQLYEDSFIFNNDYDGELRVTKVNTQENTEENRDTLKIDEGTVLAAIRSERTISNKDENTN from the exons ATGGGAAATTTCTCAATGTCAAAGATTTCT ACGCAGACCGATCGTGATGACATGTCGTGCTTCGGTGGCAGAGACGAACAGATCTACCTGGTCGAGCTAACCGTGGAGCGCCTGAGGCTCACGGCGAACAAGTACCGCGAGGACTTTGCCGATTGTCCGCCGGTGGTCAAGCTCAAGTTCATCGACTTTCCGGTCTTCGTGATATCCCGTCGCGACCAAGATTCCAGCTCCTCCTCGACGGAGCCGCCAGCGTCTGTGCCACCGTACGACGAGGCCGAGGGTCTGCTCTACGCCTGCGGAAAATCCTGTCTGTTCGTAAGGAAACCGAGGGATCTCGTGGTAGCGATGCAGTCACAGCCACTAAGGATTGGCATTTTTCGGGCTGATGAGACTTACCCGATCGCGGAAGCATCAGTGCCACTCTCAGGATGTCTCTGTGATCAGATGGCGATGGCCGGCAATGATTCAGATCATAGGCCTAAACCTTACGAGCTTGCCGGGAATTACAACGTTGCTGATCCTGGAAAAAATCATGCAg gaTCTATCAAAATCTGTTTTCGTTTAACATTTTTCGGCACCTATATTATATCTCATTATCAACTGTATGAGgacagttttatttttaataatgattaCGATGGCGAATTACGAGTAACAAAAGTCAATACTCAAGAAAATACggaagaaaatagagacaCGTTAAAAATCGACGAAGGTACAGTGTTAGCAGCAATACGAAGTGAAAGAACCATCAGCAATAAAGATGAAAATACAAATTAA
- the LOC103316055 gene encoding uncharacterized protein LOC103316055 isoform X2: MSCFGGRDEQIYLVELTVERLRLTANKYREDFADCPPVVKLKFIDFPVFVISRRDQDSSSSSTEPPASVPPYDEAEGLLYACGKSCLFVRKPRDLVVAMQSQPLRIGIFRADETYPIAEASVPLSGCLCDQMAMAGNDSDHRPKPYELAGNYNVADPGKNHAGSIKICFRLTFFGTYIISHYQLYEDSFIFNNDYDGELRVTKVNTQENTEENRDTLKIDEGTVLAAIRSERTISNKDENTN; encoded by the exons ATGTCGTGCTTCGGTGGCAGAGACGAACAGATCTACCTGGTCGAGCTAACCGTGGAGCGCCTGAGGCTCACGGCGAACAAGTACCGCGAGGACTTTGCCGATTGTCCGCCGGTGGTCAAGCTCAAGTTCATCGACTTTCCGGTCTTCGTGATATCCCGTCGCGACCAAGATTCCAGCTCCTCCTCGACGGAGCCGCCAGCGTCTGTGCCACCGTACGACGAGGCCGAGGGTCTGCTCTACGCCTGCGGAAAATCCTGTCTGTTCGTAAGGAAACCGAGGGATCTCGTGGTAGCGATGCAGTCACAGCCACTAAGGATTGGCATTTTTCGGGCTGATGAGACTTACCCGATCGCGGAAGCATCAGTGCCACTCTCAGGATGTCTCTGTGATCAGATGGCGATGGCCGGCAATGATTCAGATCATAGGCCTAAACCTTACGAGCTTGCCGGGAATTACAACGTTGCTGATCCTGGAAAAAATCATGCAg gaTCTATCAAAATCTGTTTTCGTTTAACATTTTTCGGCACCTATATTATATCTCATTATCAACTGTATGAGgacagttttatttttaataatgattaCGATGGCGAATTACGAGTAACAAAAGTCAATACTCAAGAAAATACggaagaaaatagagacaCGTTAAAAATCGACGAAGGTACAGTGTTAGCAGCAATACGAAGTGAAAGAACCATCAGCAATAAAGATGAAAATACAAATTAA
- the LOC103316058 gene encoding uncharacterized protein LOC103316058 isoform X1: MNKINENNFANEKKEKLKQSQKTRLSRNQPSTHSEQFSIILKAPTRLPRIAMASSDFERQLTSAQKLNDHNYRGLVYRAYPNEPTCACPQIASGKKTTKKKQQQQHSSFSGCRSGCTSRCCSSVRQRKDANDSGTSPAHFMPIHCAPSTKNDEVYSGVACNSKEQRIRMRGGGSGEQLGFFNGGSDFTWYNGGFMPALRLEGGGGGETYPAAGCGKAKVRGMQRFNTFENNQDFFQWDRINPGFMAANKCQLRNNEDKSNKPLCSCPDKSHLEAVLKKKGHGVCIKKPCLGTDCLIKAFQDAQDFVDSIGKVPGLAGLGIIESPYFGQSKEVKEVKKAESKLGPTNKHAETTSNLCNTQNLENLKMLNYNKSLAAHTPNLPKKSGVVQEGIVAIPDPLVHASLKPKKKDEKIEKPKETESSTSPIQNFEDTPCGEPKCKSKPKKVVAEEANSDSAEKIDAIRDKVSAPQKADKKHSPKMRSHSGLSGDRTRNSKSTPRLSKSAKANQFIYSFGNSYPTSVYGHKNCSLLRTRVPAHMGWMWNQTDTVGKLKLRAGWRPGAISVHLRDILREAKEGFLKETRRPRSAPSKSRKGKAQKTMSYTSIKKTLIANEEETEEEDNFPPTLHIHRKDGVYYVTMYPIRPEASEVPRIDEPVNPLQFKIVKSKDSLASSSTASDMEIEFTPPAAVNRLKKKPNVIHIETQVKQQEILDAFKKTADFKKKNKDSKTKKDKVKKK; encoded by the exons ATGAacaaaattaacgaaaacaaTTTCGCtaatgaaaaaaaggaaaaactgaAACAGTCTCAAAAAACTAGGTTATCGCGCAACCAGCCATCAACGCATTCCGAACAGTTTTCCATAATTTTGAAAGCTCCTACAAGGCTCCCTAGAATTGCCATGGCTTCGTCGGACTTTGAGCGCCAGCTTACGAGCGCGCAAAAGCTCAACGATCACAATTATCGAGGCCTAGTCTATCGTGCCTATCCGAATGAACCGACTTGCGCGTGTCCACAGATTGCATCTGGCAAGAAGACtacgaagaagaagcagcagcagcagcactcaAGCTTCTCGGGCTGTCGTTCCGGCTGCacgagccgctgctgctcgagCGTGCGGCAACGAAAAGACGCTAACGACTCCGGGACGAGCCCCGCGCACTTTATGCCCATCCATTGTGCGCCGAGCACGAAAAATGACGAGGTTTACAGCGGAGTAGCCTGCAACAGCAAAGAGCAAAGAATCAGAATGAGGGGTGGCGGAAGCGGCGAGCAGCTTGGCTTTTTCAACGGCGGCTCGGACTTTACGTGGTACAACGGCGGATTCATGCCTGCGCTACGTCTTGAAGGCGGAGGCGGAGGAGAAACTTACCCAGCTGCAGGCTGTGGGAAAGCCAAGGTCAGG GGTATGCAAAGATTCAACACTTTTGAAAACAACCAAGATTTCTTCCAATGGGACCGCATAAATCCAGGATTTATGGCAGCAAATAAATGTCAACTCAGAAATAATGAAGATAAATCTAATAAACCTTTGTGCTCTTGTCCTGACAAAAGTCACTTAGAAGCAGTGTTGAAAAAGAAAGGTCACGGAGTTTGCATTAAAAAACCTTGCCTAGGAACAGATTGTCTAATCAAGGCTTTTCAAGATGCACAAGACTTTGTGGACTCCATAGGAAAAGTACCTGGATTAGCTGGTCTAGGTATAATTGAAAGTCCTTATTTTGGCCAATCTAAGGAAGTAAAGGAAGTGAAAAAAGCAGAATCTAAATTAGGACCTACCAACAAACATGCTGAAACGACAAGCAATCTATGCAACACtcaaaatcttgaaaatttgaaaatgctaaattacaataaatcatTAGCAGCGCATACCCCTAATCTACCAAAAAAATCTGGGGTTGTTCAAGAAGGAATTGTTGCTATTCCAGATCCATTAGTTCATGCATCGCTGAAACCTAAAAAGAaagatgaaaaaattgaaaagccAAAAGAAACAGAAAGTAGCACCTCtcctattcaaaattttgaagatacgCCTTGTGGGGAACCAAAATGTAAGTCAAAGCCAAAAAAAGTTGTTGCCGAAGAAGCAAATTCAGATTCTGCTGAAAAAATTGACGCTATACGAGACAAAGTTTCTGCTCCACAAAAAGCAGATAAAAAGCATTCACCAAAAATGAGATCACATTCAGGTCTGAGTGGTGATCGCACTAGGAACTCTAAATCTACTCCACGATTATCCAAATCAGCCAAGGCAAATcagtttatttattcatttggCAACTCTTACCCAACTTCTGTATATGGACATAAAAACTGCAGTCTTCTTCGAACTCGAGTTCCAGCACACATGGGTTGGATGTGGAATCAAACTGATACAGTAGGCAAACTCAAGCTTCGGGCTGGATGGAGACCTGGTGCAATCAGTGTACATCTTCGTGATATTTTGAGGGAGGCTAAAGAAGGTTTCTTAAAAGAAACACGAAGACCAAGATCAGCACCATCTAAAAGCAGAAAAGGAAAAGCTCAGAAAACTATGAGTTATACTTCCATAAAAAAAACTCTTATTGCTAATGAGGAGGAAACTGAAGAAGAAGACAATTTTCCACCAACACTACATATACATAGAAAAGATGGCGTGTATTATGTTACTATGTATCCGATCCGACCAGAAGCTTCGGAAGTGCCACGAATAGATGAGCCTGTCAATCCTCTTCAATTCAAAATTGTCAAGAGTAAAGATTCTCTTGCATCCAGCTCCACCGCATCAGATATGGAGATAGAATTTACTCCTCCAGCTGCTGTTAATCGCCTAAAGAAAAAACCAAACGTTATCCACATAGAAACGCAAGTAAAACAACAAGAAATTTTAGATGCCTTTAAAAAGACTGCGgatttcaaaaagaaaaataaagatagcaaaactaaaaaggataaagtaaaaaagaaatag
- the LOC103316058 gene encoding uncharacterized protein LOC103316058 isoform X2 translates to MNKINENNFANEKKEKLKQSQKTRLSRNQPSTHSEQFSIILKAPTRLPRIAMASSDFERQLTSAQKLNDHNYRGLVYRAYPNEPTCACPQIASGKKTTKKKQQQQHSSFSGCRSGCTSRCCSSVRQRKDANDSGTSPAHFMPIHCAPSTKNDEVYSGVACNSKEQRIRMRGGGSGEQLGFFNGGSDFTWYNGGFMPALRLEGGGGGETYPAAGCGKAKGMQRFNTFENNQDFFQWDRINPGFMAANKCQLRNNEDKSNKPLCSCPDKSHLEAVLKKKGHGVCIKKPCLGTDCLIKAFQDAQDFVDSIGKVPGLAGLGIIESPYFGQSKEVKEVKKAESKLGPTNKHAETTSNLCNTQNLENLKMLNYNKSLAAHTPNLPKKSGVVQEGIVAIPDPLVHASLKPKKKDEKIEKPKETESSTSPIQNFEDTPCGEPKCKSKPKKVVAEEANSDSAEKIDAIRDKVSAPQKADKKHSPKMRSHSGLSGDRTRNSKSTPRLSKSAKANQFIYSFGNSYPTSVYGHKNCSLLRTRVPAHMGWMWNQTDTVGKLKLRAGWRPGAISVHLRDILREAKEGFLKETRRPRSAPSKSRKGKAQKTMSYTSIKKTLIANEEETEEEDNFPPTLHIHRKDGVYYVTMYPIRPEASEVPRIDEPVNPLQFKIVKSKDSLASSSTASDMEIEFTPPAAVNRLKKKPNVIHIETQVKQQEILDAFKKTADFKKKNKDSKTKKDKVKKK, encoded by the exons ATGAacaaaattaacgaaaacaaTTTCGCtaatgaaaaaaaggaaaaactgaAACAGTCTCAAAAAACTAGGTTATCGCGCAACCAGCCATCAACGCATTCCGAACAGTTTTCCATAATTTTGAAAGCTCCTACAAGGCTCCCTAGAATTGCCATGGCTTCGTCGGACTTTGAGCGCCAGCTTACGAGCGCGCAAAAGCTCAACGATCACAATTATCGAGGCCTAGTCTATCGTGCCTATCCGAATGAACCGACTTGCGCGTGTCCACAGATTGCATCTGGCAAGAAGACtacgaagaagaagcagcagcagcagcactcaAGCTTCTCGGGCTGTCGTTCCGGCTGCacgagccgctgctgctcgagCGTGCGGCAACGAAAAGACGCTAACGACTCCGGGACGAGCCCCGCGCACTTTATGCCCATCCATTGTGCGCCGAGCACGAAAAATGACGAGGTTTACAGCGGAGTAGCCTGCAACAGCAAAGAGCAAAGAATCAGAATGAGGGGTGGCGGAAGCGGCGAGCAGCTTGGCTTTTTCAACGGCGGCTCGGACTTTACGTGGTACAACGGCGGATTCATGCCTGCGCTACGTCTTGAAGGCGGAGGCGGAGGAGAAACTTACCCAGCTGCAGGCTGTGGGAAAGCCAAG GGTATGCAAAGATTCAACACTTTTGAAAACAACCAAGATTTCTTCCAATGGGACCGCATAAATCCAGGATTTATGGCAGCAAATAAATGTCAACTCAGAAATAATGAAGATAAATCTAATAAACCTTTGTGCTCTTGTCCTGACAAAAGTCACTTAGAAGCAGTGTTGAAAAAGAAAGGTCACGGAGTTTGCATTAAAAAACCTTGCCTAGGAACAGATTGTCTAATCAAGGCTTTTCAAGATGCACAAGACTTTGTGGACTCCATAGGAAAAGTACCTGGATTAGCTGGTCTAGGTATAATTGAAAGTCCTTATTTTGGCCAATCTAAGGAAGTAAAGGAAGTGAAAAAAGCAGAATCTAAATTAGGACCTACCAACAAACATGCTGAAACGACAAGCAATCTATGCAACACtcaaaatcttgaaaatttgaaaatgctaaattacaataaatcatTAGCAGCGCATACCCCTAATCTACCAAAAAAATCTGGGGTTGTTCAAGAAGGAATTGTTGCTATTCCAGATCCATTAGTTCATGCATCGCTGAAACCTAAAAAGAaagatgaaaaaattgaaaagccAAAAGAAACAGAAAGTAGCACCTCtcctattcaaaattttgaagatacgCCTTGTGGGGAACCAAAATGTAAGTCAAAGCCAAAAAAAGTTGTTGCCGAAGAAGCAAATTCAGATTCTGCTGAAAAAATTGACGCTATACGAGACAAAGTTTCTGCTCCACAAAAAGCAGATAAAAAGCATTCACCAAAAATGAGATCACATTCAGGTCTGAGTGGTGATCGCACTAGGAACTCTAAATCTACTCCACGATTATCCAAATCAGCCAAGGCAAATcagtttatttattcatttggCAACTCTTACCCAACTTCTGTATATGGACATAAAAACTGCAGTCTTCTTCGAACTCGAGTTCCAGCACACATGGGTTGGATGTGGAATCAAACTGATACAGTAGGCAAACTCAAGCTTCGGGCTGGATGGAGACCTGGTGCAATCAGTGTACATCTTCGTGATATTTTGAGGGAGGCTAAAGAAGGTTTCTTAAAAGAAACACGAAGACCAAGATCAGCACCATCTAAAAGCAGAAAAGGAAAAGCTCAGAAAACTATGAGTTATACTTCCATAAAAAAAACTCTTATTGCTAATGAGGAGGAAACTGAAGAAGAAGACAATTTTCCACCAACACTACATATACATAGAAAAGATGGCGTGTATTATGTTACTATGTATCCGATCCGACCAGAAGCTTCGGAAGTGCCACGAATAGATGAGCCTGTCAATCCTCTTCAATTCAAAATTGTCAAGAGTAAAGATTCTCTTGCATCCAGCTCCACCGCATCAGATATGGAGATAGAATTTACTCCTCCAGCTGCTGTTAATCGCCTAAAGAAAAAACCAAACGTTATCCACATAGAAACGCAAGTAAAACAACAAGAAATTTTAGATGCCTTTAAAAAGACTGCGgatttcaaaaagaaaaataaagatagcaaaactaaaaaggataaagtaaaaaagaaatag
- the LOC100117105 gene encoding beclin-1-like protein isoform X1 produces the protein MVDMKSNVNFACQRCLQPLRLDPSFNHLGEHTIAELSLPIQHHVVREVEQQSGSLEHLVPPFRLTESANGTNGFMLVGDSGETEGLSHHLRVRATLFDVLSSSSSADHPLCDECTDSLLMLMDQQLRLTEGEWSDYNEYLKKLEAEQLQQGNEETEIEALEKELQDVKAEEERMIRELEALRKEEAATKNAIAEQERERERLQSEEERYWREFSRHRRDLILAEDECRSLECQLAYAASQLERLKKTNVFNATFHIWHSGHFGTINSFRLGRLPSAPVDWSEINAAWGQTTLLLTALARKMNLTFQRFRLVPFGNHSYIEVLDQHKELPLYGSGGFKFLWDTKFDAAMVAFLDCLQQFKEQVEKGDSGFCLPYRMERGKIEDSATGNSYSIKIQFNSEEQWTKALKFLLTNLKWGLAWVSSQFTKDEAEQCSTLNQTDLKPTTTNVLS, from the exons ATGGTGGACATGAAATCTAATGTGAATTTCGCGTGTCAGCGATGTCTACAACCTTTAAGATTAGATCCAAGTTTCAATCATCTAGGAGAACATACAATAGCTGAACTATCAT TACCTATTCAACATCATGTTGTCAGAGAGGTAGAACAACAAAGTGGCAGCTTAGAGCATTTAGTACCACCATTTCGCCTCACAGAATCTGCAAATGGAACAAATGGCTTTATGTTAGTGGGTGACTCAGGAGAAACAGAAGGCCTAAGTCATCATTTGAgg GTGCGAGCAACGTTGTTCGATGTGCTCAGTAGTAGTAGTTCGGCTGATCATCCATTATGTGATGAATGTACTGATAGCCTATTGATGCTAATGGATCAACAACTTAGGCTTACAGAAGGTGAATGGTCTGATTACAACGAATACCTCAAAAAATTAGAAGCCGAGCAGTTACAACAAGGCAATGAAGAAACTGAAATAGAGGCTTTGGAAAAAGAACTGCAAGATGtcaaagcagaagaagaaagaatgATTAGGGAGCTAGAAGCATTGAGGAAAGAAGAGGCAGCTACGAAAAATGCCATCGCTGaacaagaaagagagagagaaaggctgCAAAGCGAGGAAGAAAGATATTGGAGAGAATTTTCACGTCATAGGAGAGATCTTATTTTAGCAGAAGATGAATGTCGCAG tttgGAATGTCAGCTGGCCTATGCAGCATCACAACTTGAAAGACTGAAAAAGACCAATGTTTTTAATGCCACCTTCCACATCTGGCACTCTGGTCATTTTGGCACTATAAATTCCTTCAGATTAGGCAGGTTACCAAGTGCACCTGTTGACTGGAGCGAAATTAATGCAGCATGGGGACAAACAACTTTACTTTTAACTGCTTTGGCTCGGAAAATGAATTTAACATTTCAAAGATTTCGATTAGTACCATTTGGTAATCACAGTTACATTGAAGTCCTTGATCAACACAAAGAGCTGCCTTTATACGGCAGTGGTGGATTCAAGTTTTTATGGGATACAAAATTTGATGCTGCTATGGTTGCCTTTCTTGACTGTTTACAACAATTTAAGGAACAGGTAGAAAAAGGTGACAGTGGATTTTGCCTTCCATACAGAATGGAACGAGGAAAAATTGAAGATTCTGCAACTGGAAACTCATATTCAATCAA AATCCAATTTAATTCCGAGGAACAGTGGACCAAGGCCTTAAAATTTCTGCTGACAAACTTAAAGTGGGGACTTGCATGGGTCAGCTCTCAGTTTACAAAAGATGAGGCTGAACAATGTTCAACATTAAATCAAACTGATCTCAAGCCAACTACCACGAATGTGTTATCATGA
- the LOC100117070 gene encoding uridine diphosphate glucose pyrophosphatase NUDT14 has translation MSNAALEEKNKKIRERMLNLSEVVIGPFPLDSPWLRPVRMNFIQDGKPKAWDLMRAHESVSIIIFNISRKKLVFVRQFRPAAYFACLPEKEAVIDLEKYPPTLGLTIELCAGIVDKDKPLVEIAQDELREECGYEAPVSAFQKIITYRFVSSSATKQTLFYVEVTDEMNIHPGGGAEHEGELIEIIEMSIDEVKNYVNSEEVSSPPCFLNGVAWFLNNKKDRYA, from the exons ATGTCAAATGCAGCACTtgaggagaaaaataaaaagattcgTGAGCGTATGCTCAATTTGAGTGAAGTTGTTATCGGTCCTTTTCCTCTTGATTCACCATGGCTTCGACCAGTGCGAATGAATTTTATACAAGATGGGAAACCAAAAGCTTGGGATTTGATGAGAGCACATGAAAGTGTAAGCATAATTATATTCAACATCAGTCGGAAAAAGCTTGTTTTTGTCCGACAATTCCGACCAGCTGCATATTTTGCTTGCCTACCAGAGAAAGAGGCAGTGATCGATTTAGAAAAATATCCCCCAACACTTGGTCTTACAATTGAACTTTGTGCTGGTATCGTTGACAAAGATAAACCTTTAGTTGAAATTGCTCAGGATGAACTTAGAGAAGAATGTGGGTATGAAGCACCTGTTTCAGCTTTTCAGAAAATTATAACTTATAG attTGTTTCATCTTCAGCGACCAAGCAAACGTTGTTTTATGTTGAAGTAACGGACGAGATGAACATACATCCAG GAGGAGGAGCTGAGCATGAAGGAGaattaattgaaattataGAAATGAGTATTGATGAAGTTAAAAATTATGTCAATTCTGAAGAAGTTTCCAGTCCTCCATGCTTTCTCAATGGTGTTGCATGGTTTTTGAACAATAAGAAAGATAGATACGCATAA